In Mycoplasma sp. Mirounga ES2805-ORL, a single window of DNA contains:
- a CDS encoding FMN-dependent NADH-azoreductase, whose protein sequence is MAEKKPIKILTVNGSVNGLESLSWKVNSAIVQELIDSHPKSYISVLDLNDTSASTNSLNSNNFKTDFFQKNSDEWINMLKNTDVLIINTPMINFNYSSLVKNFIDAICVADKTFSYKYSKKGGAIGLLDNLNVIIVGTQGAPTGWYEFGNHVKMLEGTFKFLGAKKVETISINGTKVEPYNKMTHDEILKENEPAIKKIANKF, encoded by the coding sequence ATGGCAGAAAAGAAACCAATAAAAATATTAACAGTTAACGGTAGTGTTAATGGATTAGAATCATTATCATGAAAAGTAAATTCAGCTATAGTACAAGAATTAATCGATTCTCATCCAAAATCATATATTAGTGTTTTAGATTTAAATGATACTTCAGCATCAACAAACTCATTAAATTCTAATAATTTTAAAACTGATTTTTTTCAAAAAAATTCTGATGAATGAATCAATATGTTAAAAAACACTGATGTATTAATAATTAATACACCTATGATCAATTTTAATTATTCATCTCTAGTTAAGAATTTTATTGATGCGATTTGTGTGGCTGATAAAACATTTAGTTATAAATATTCTAAAAAAGGTGGCGCTATAGGTCTACTAGATAACTTGAATGTAATTATTGTTGGGACGCAAGGTGCGCCAACAGGGTGATATGAATTTGGTAATCATGTAAAAATGCTTGAAGGAACATTTAAATTTTTAGGAGCTAAAAAAGTTGAAACTATTTCTATAAATGGAACAAAAGTTGAACCATATAATAAAATGACACATGATGAAATACTTAAAGAAAATGAACCCGCAATTAAAAAAATAGCTAATAAGTTTTAA
- a CDS encoding NPCBM/NEW2 domain-containing protein — translation MKKNIRKIILAGLAVQSITPAMAISCFWNNKKSDELNVLFVSDMQNQNVTSNKEFKRNTSFGNDLIKLIVKGKEREFVNGFGTHAGSNIDNKRNVNTVILNIENKNFDYFSTYFGVDASKQDHGNGIKFRFYGSKDNKEWTELLDDKKVYKGTSEAGFAKLNIKNMNFLKIEIDTNGNDGWDHASFGNAYFYKEKYELNLDEPVSNIKSITKGDETEIKNKLFSSIDDVSSYKKVIFKKIIVDRIGENRLNDLMHFNDIKETVEWLLGDDEALELYANGGDLDGSNSSSQWIKSLKILSKIYSKFKGDFIVNDKDPLSGIPLKTVYKKMAISISLVYVNDVMDWWRQPQTISDPIVRYSLFKKLHNENDKQDQIEYLSELKNNDLSKLSKRQSEDINNRIKVIEDQLSKNIFHRKLNVKVFDNLTIEHMRWIFNTWMNDEEINWLNYYGRRLHGFNGKLSIGGYDYMPYTTPAAHHDYFKKFELNNPDSEKAKEEFARMDKKWNLTKFGIKNNGLYKAWVGIEVGQVCGGISKLGSAMTSALGLPSTVVGQPGHAAYLNYRGNGIWSLDNNVGGWSTANKGERMPLNLTSSRWDITVPKKHGNVNFILLAEDALINYDDYYESENLRYLANTYFKNDELKYLSILNNSLKKYKANYKTLYDMLMVYKDKNDYEKVEFGKKVLSNLKTYPFPYAYMVKYIISIIGDKTLQFELTNLLNKQLKEDANIEGTKNDYIIKHQANSFFSGEVDDTLGKFSFDGPNANKIIFNEKFTGSNQFRISFDGGAEFKITSDRIYTLTSKDLEKINETNNIILGINGTNETFTIDIKKYENVENELIVNEYDGSFVGKNIDKYEWSFDKQTWQDLANYKFNLSVGETKTVFLRKKASAHYLSSEIIEKQLTKANPGDNLVYIPNDKYSGETSSEETRWGRNQYGKYAFDSDPRTFFHTHWGGDDKKHIIWTLNERTKIAEIEYESSGGNGTLLEGDLYYSDDKINWHKISSFTLDRNSSKSRIKTNYTNKIKYLKLVATKTHGSTMNKWLSAKGLELFTYK, via the coding sequence ATGAAAAAAAATATAAGAAAAATAATTTTAGCAGGTCTCGCAGTGCAATCAATTACTCCTGCTATGGCTATTTCATGTTTTTGAAACAATAAAAAAAGCGATGAACTAAACGTATTGTTTGTAAGTGATATGCAAAATCAAAACGTTACTTCAAATAAAGAATTTAAGCGCAACACATCATTTGGTAATGATTTGATTAAATTAATTGTCAAAGGAAAAGAAAGAGAATTTGTTAATGGTTTTGGTACACACGCCGGAAGTAATATTGACAACAAAAGAAATGTTAATACTGTAATCTTAAATATTGAGAACAAGAATTTTGACTATTTTTCAACATATTTTGGCGTTGATGCTTCTAAGCAAGATCATGGTAATGGTATTAAATTTAGATTTTATGGAAGCAAAGATAACAAGGAGTGAACTGAATTACTTGATGATAAAAAAGTCTACAAAGGAACATCTGAAGCCGGTTTTGCTAAATTAAATATTAAGAATATGAATTTCTTAAAAATTGAAATTGATACAAATGGTAATGATGGGTGAGATCATGCATCTTTTGGCAATGCTTATTTTTATAAAGAAAAATATGAATTAAATTTAGATGAACCGGTTTCAAATATTAAGTCAATAACTAAAGGTGATGAAACCGAAATAAAAAATAAATTATTCTCATCAATTGATGATGTATCAAGTTATAAAAAAGTTATTTTTAAGAAAATCATCGTGGATAGAATTGGTGAAAATAGGCTGAATGATTTAATGCATTTTAACGATATAAAGGAAACAGTTGAGTGATTATTAGGTGATGATGAAGCTCTTGAACTTTATGCAAATGGTGGAGATTTAGATGGATCAAATAGTTCTTCACAATGAATTAAGTCACTTAAGATATTAAGTAAAATTTATTCTAAATTTAAAGGCGATTTTATAGTAAATGACAAAGATCCGCTTTCAGGCATTCCTTTAAAAACAGTTTATAAAAAAATGGCTATTTCTATTTCTTTAGTTTACGTAAATGATGTTATGGATTGATGAAGACAACCTCAAACAATATCTGATCCAATTGTTAGATATTCACTATTTAAAAAGTTGCATAATGAAAATGATAAGCAAGATCAAATTGAATATTTATCTGAATTAAAAAACAATGATTTATCTAAATTAAGCAAAAGACAATCAGAAGATATTAATAATAGAATTAAAGTAATTGAAGATCAATTATCAAAAAATATTTTTCATAGAAAATTAAATGTTAAGGTATTTGATAATTTAACAATTGAGCACATGAGATGAATTTTTAATACTTGAATGAATGATGAAGAAATAAATTGATTAAATTATTATGGACGTCGCCTACATGGTTTCAATGGTAAATTATCAATTGGCGGATATGACTATATGCCATATACAACTCCTGCTGCTCACCATGATTATTTTAAAAAATTTGAATTAAATAATCCAGATTCAGAAAAAGCAAAAGAAGAATTTGCTAGAATGGATAAAAAATGAAATTTAACTAAATTTGGAATAAAAAATAATGGCTTATATAAAGCTTGAGTAGGAATTGAAGTTGGACAAGTGTGTGGTGGAATATCTAAATTAGGGTCAGCAATGACTTCAGCGCTTGGATTACCATCAACTGTTGTTGGTCAGCCAGGTCATGCCGCTTATCTAAACTATAGAGGAAATGGTATATGATCATTAGATAACAATGTTGGAGGGTGATCTACAGCAAATAAGGGCGAAAGAATGCCGTTAAATCTAACAAGTTCTAGATGGGATATAACAGTACCAAAAAAACACGGGAATGTTAATTTTATTTTATTAGCAGAGGATGCCTTAATAAATTATGATGATTATTATGAGTCGGAAAATTTAAGATATTTAGCTAACACATACTTTAAAAATGACGAGTTAAAATATTTATCAATATTAAATAATTCCCTTAAAAAATATAAGGCTAATTATAAAACATTGTATGATATGCTAATGGTTTACAAAGACAAAAACGACTATGAAAAAGTCGAATTTGGAAAAAAAGTATTATCTAATTTAAAGACATATCCTTTCCCATATGCATATATGGTTAAATATATTATTTCAATAATTGGAGATAAAACCTTACAATTCGAGCTAACTAATCTATTAAATAAACAATTAAAAGAAGACGCTAATATCGAAGGTACCAAAAATGATTACATAATAAAACATCAAGCCAATTCATTTTTCTCTGGCGAAGTCGATGACACACTTGGAAAATTTTCATTTGATGGACCTAATGCTAATAAAATTATATTCAACGAAAAATTTACTGGATCTAATCAATTTAGAATTAGTTTTGATGGCGGAGCTGAATTCAAAATTACTAGTGATAGAATCTATACTTTAACAAGTAAAGATTTAGAAAAAATTAATGAAACCAATAATATTATTTTAGGTATCAATGGTACAAACGAAACATTTACAATCGACATTAAGAAATATGAAAATGTTGAAAATGAATTAATTGTTAATGAATATGATGGTTCTTTTGTTGGAAAAAACATAGATAAATATGAATGATCTTTTGACAAACAAACATGACAAGATTTAGCAAACTATAAATTTAATTTAAGTGTTGGCGAAACTAAAACAGTGTTTTTAAGAAAAAAAGCCTCAGCACATTATTTATCTTCAGAAATAATTGAAAAACAACTTACAAAAGCAAATCCTGGAGACAACTTAGTTTATATACCAAATGACAAATATTCGGGTGAAACTAGTTCTGAAGAAACAAGATGAGGAAGAAACCAATATGGCAAATATGCATTTGATTCTGATCCTAGAACATTCTTCCACACTCATTGAGGTGGAGATGACAAAAAGCACATTATTTGAACTTTAAATGAGAGAACTAAAATTGCTGAAATTGAATACGAATCTTCGGGCGGCAACGGAACCTTATTAGAAGGTGACTTATATTATAGTGACGATAAGATTAATTGACATAAGATATCTAGTTTTACACTCGATAGAAATTCTTCAAAATCTAGAATTAAAACTAATTACACAAATAAAATTAAATATCTAAAATTAGTTGCTACTAAGACACATGGTTCAACAATGAATAAATGGCTTTCAGCAAAAGGATTAGAATTATTTACCTACAAATAA
- the trpB gene encoding tryptophan synthase subunit beta, translated as MLDKKVKEYLKKYPTKDGYFGEYGGIYLDDELTNIFSELADQYEAISNQEDFKKQLKELRRDFQGRPTGIYYCKNLSESIGKVRIHIKREDQNENGSHKTNHCMAEALFAKMIGKKKLIAETGAGSHGSSVAIAAAHFGLECEIHMGAVDIKKQKPNVDKMKILGAKIVEVTEGEQTLKEAVDSAFRAYKDQYKDALYSIGSVVGPHPFPKMVRDFQLVIGEESREQFTKRYNKLPDMVVACVGGGSNSIGSFIPYIGSTTKLVGVEPLGKGPKIGDNASTLAFGQVGVLHGFKSVILKDEKDSIAPVYSIAPGLDYPGVGPEHAFLRDNNLVEYTNINDKEAIEAFLLMCCREGIIPAIESSHALAYAIKYARENKEKEIDILVTLSGRGDKDLNYIFNEYQNEINEFNEKNISKIKK; from the coding sequence ATGCTTGATAAAAAAGTTAAAGAATACTTAAAAAAATATCCTACAAAAGATGGTTATTTTGGAGAATATGGCGGTATATATTTAGATGATGAACTCACTAATATATTTTCTGAATTAGCAGATCAATATGAAGCAATTTCAAATCAAGAAGATTTTAAAAAACAACTTAAGGAACTTAGAAGAGATTTTCAAGGACGTCCAACCGGAATTTATTATTGTAAAAATTTAAGTGAATCAATTGGTAAGGTAAGAATTCACATTAAGCGTGAAGATCAAAATGAAAATGGTTCACACAAAACTAATCATTGCATGGCTGAAGCCTTGTTTGCAAAAATGATTGGAAAGAAAAAACTTATCGCTGAAACTGGAGCAGGAAGTCATGGTTCATCAGTTGCTATTGCAGCTGCTCATTTTGGCTTAGAATGTGAAATACATATGGGTGCCGTGGATATTAAGAAACAAAAACCTAATGTTGATAAAATGAAGATTCTAGGAGCCAAAATTGTTGAAGTCACTGAAGGTGAGCAAACTTTAAAAGAGGCAGTTGATTCTGCTTTTAGAGCTTATAAAGATCAATATAAAGATGCATTATATAGTATTGGTTCAGTTGTTGGCCCTCATCCATTTCCTAAAATGGTTAGGGATTTTCAATTAGTAATTGGAGAGGAATCAAGAGAACAATTTACAAAAAGATATAATAAACTTCCAGATATGGTTGTTGCATGTGTAGGCGGTGGTTCTAATTCAATTGGATCTTTTATACCATATATTGGATCAACCACTAAATTAGTTGGTGTTGAACCACTTGGTAAAGGCCCAAAAATAGGTGATAATGCCTCAACATTGGCTTTTGGGCAAGTTGGTGTTTTGCATGGTTTTAAGTCAGTTATTTTAAAAGATGAAAAAGATTCTATTGCCCCAGTTTATTCAATAGCTCCGGGTCTAGATTATCCTGGAGTTGGACCTGAACATGCTTTTTTAAGAGATAATAATTTGGTAGAATATACAAATATTAATGACAAAGAAGCCATTGAAGCATTTTTATTAATGTGTTGTAGAGAAGGAATTATTCCTGCAATAGAATCATCTCATGCTCTAGCGTATGCAATCAAATACGCAAGGGAAAATAAAGAAAAAGAAATAGATATTTTAGTTACTTTATCAGGTCGTGGCGATAAGGATTTAAACTACATATTTAATGAATATCAAAATGAAATCAATGAGTTTAATGAAAAGAATATATCTAAAATAAAAAAATAA
- the metK gene encoding methionine adenosyltransferase: MRKILFTSESVGQGHPDKICDQISDSILDAFLEQDKNSHVAIETMATGNYLIIAGEVNSKAKVNCQQIAINVLKKAGQFSDQLKIVQDIKIQSPDINQGVSRSEGPTGAGDQGIMFGFATNETKEYMPLPITLANALIKEADKRRLSGELKWSKSDMKAQVSIDYSDKKHIVVDTVLMSIQHEEDYDDIIYKQNIKNLIIDVLKKYNLEEPRTILINPTGRFVIGGPIGDTGLTGRKIIVDTYGGFARHGGGAFSGKDPSKVDRSAAYALRWIAKNLVAANVADKIELQVSYAIGVSEPVSIYVETFDTNKYPHVEIVKCIQDLFNLTPDGIISELKLKETKYAPTSYYGHFGRDDLDLPWERLNKVEDIKNFFKNK, translated from the coding sequence ATGCGAAAGATATTATTTACAAGCGAAAGTGTCGGTCAAGGTCACCCAGATAAAATATGTGATCAAATATCGGACTCAATTTTAGATGCTTTTTTAGAGCAAGACAAAAATTCACATGTAGCTATTGAAACTATGGCTACTGGAAATTATTTAATTATTGCGGGAGAGGTTAATTCAAAAGCTAAGGTGAATTGTCAACAAATTGCAATAAATGTTTTAAAAAAAGCTGGGCAATTTAGTGATCAATTAAAAATAGTTCAAGATATAAAAATCCAAAGTCCTGATATAAATCAAGGTGTTTCTAGAAGTGAAGGACCAACCGGTGCAGGTGACCAAGGTATTATGTTCGGTTTTGCGACAAACGAAACTAAAGAATATATGCCGCTCCCAATAACTTTAGCTAATGCATTAATCAAAGAAGCAGATAAGAGAAGATTAAGTGGTGAATTGAAATGATCTAAGAGTGATATGAAAGCTCAAGTTTCAATAGATTATAGCGATAAAAAACATATAGTCGTTGATACAGTATTGATGTCAATTCAACACGAAGAAGATTATGATGACATAATTTATAAACAAAATATCAAAAACTTAATTATTGATGTTCTTAAAAAATATAATCTTGAAGAACCTAGAACAATATTAATTAATCCAACAGGTAGATTTGTAATAGGTGGCCCAATTGGCGATACTGGTTTAACAGGCAGAAAGATAATTGTTGACACATACGGCGGTTTTGCAAGGCATGGTGGTGGAGCTTTTAGTGGTAAGGACCCTTCTAAAGTTGATCGTTCTGCAGCTTATGCTTTGAGGTGGATTGCTAAAAATTTAGTTGCTGCTAATGTAGCAGATAAAATTGAATTACAAGTAAGTTATGCAATTGGTGTTTCTGAACCAGTTTCAATATATGTTGAAACATTTGATACCAACAAATACCCTCATGTTGAAATAGTCAAATGTATTCAAGATCTTTTTAACTTAACTCCTGACGGAATTATTAGTGAATTAAAATTAAAAGAAACAAAATATGCACCAACTTCATATTATGGACATTTTGGAAGAGATGACCTAGATCTTCCATGAGAAAGACTTAATAAAGTTGAGGATATTAAGAATTTTTTTAAAAACAAATAA